The proteins below are encoded in one region of Arenibacter algicola:
- a CDS encoding TolC family protein gives MKIKILIGLFIFCCGVLSAQEKKWTLEECVYYAVENNLTIEQFELDLENAKIDKSDAIGDMLPNFNANASVSGNSGLVLDQSRNQQVTGTVTTASGGFSSSVNLFNGLRNIHRLNRAKLNALANQYRLDNLKDDIMLAVANAYLQVLSNKESLKVFRAQYAVTEQDLVRTKELVDAGVVPRGDLLEIEATAANQEQQIVNGENQVLISRISLAQLLQIRDYENFDIADEEFDIPPSNILDNSPKTIFDKALTFRNDIKFSLSNVELAQKDLQIAKGAVYPTLGAFFNYGTRYSSEFRDPVTFNRIAFADQLYLTDGIAYGLQLNIPVFNGFSVNNNIKRAKIGVERSRLQLEQDKLDLETNVNQAYVDVKSFSKAYEAAQKTLDARRLAYNYSKERFDVGLMNAFDFSQSQSRVDNAEAELIRTKYDYIFRLKVLEFYFGLPITLD, from the coding sequence ATGAAAATTAAGATACTTATAGGGTTGTTTATTTTCTGTTGTGGCGTACTATCCGCCCAAGAAAAGAAATGGACCTTGGAAGAATGTGTTTACTATGCCGTGGAGAATAACTTGACCATAGAGCAGTTTGAACTCGATCTTGAAAATGCCAAAATAGATAAGTCCGATGCCATCGGTGATATGTTGCCCAATTTTAATGCAAATGCAAGTGTTTCCGGTAATTCTGGGCTCGTTTTGGATCAATCCAGGAACCAACAGGTCACTGGAACCGTAACAACTGCATCAGGAGGATTTAGTTCCTCGGTAAATCTATTTAATGGGCTCAGGAATATTCATAGGTTAAATAGGGCAAAACTGAATGCCTTGGCCAATCAATATAGATTGGATAACTTAAAGGACGATATTATGCTTGCGGTGGCCAATGCCTACTTACAGGTTTTGTCCAATAAGGAGTCGCTTAAAGTCTTTAGGGCACAATATGCCGTTACCGAGCAGGATCTGGTCAGGACCAAGGAATTGGTGGATGCCGGTGTTGTTCCAAGAGGTGATTTGTTGGAAATAGAGGCTACTGCCGCGAATCAGGAACAGCAAATTGTAAATGGTGAGAACCAAGTGTTGATCTCCAGGATTAGCTTGGCACAATTGCTTCAAATCAGGGACTACGAAAATTTTGATATCGCGGATGAGGAATTTGACATTCCACCCTCCAATATATTGGACAATTCCCCCAAAACGATTTTCGACAAGGCCCTTACCTTTAGGAATGACATTAAATTCTCACTTTCCAATGTGGAATTGGCTCAAAAAGATTTACAAATAGCCAAAGGTGCAGTTTACCCAACTTTAGGGGCTTTCTTTAACTATGGCACACGATATTCAAGCGAATTTAGGGATCCAGTGACTTTTAATAGAATCGCCTTTGCCGACCAGTTGTATTTAACGGATGGTATTGCCTATGGGCTGCAATTGAATATTCCTGTATTTAATGGATTTAGTGTTAACAACAATATTAAAAGGGCCAAAATTGGGGTAGAAAGGTCACGTTTGCAGTTGGAACAGGATAAATTGGATTTGGAAACCAATGTCAATCAGGCCTATGTAGATGTTAAGAGCTTTTCAAAGGCCTATGAAGCTGCCCAAAAAACTTTGGATGCCCGTAGGTTGGCCTATAATTATTCAAAAGAGCGATTTGATGTAGGCCTAATGAACGCCTTCGATTTTAGTCAGTCGCAGTCCAGGGTAGATAATGCAGAGGCCGAATTAATAAGGACCAAATATGACTATATATTTAGATTAAAGGTTCTGGAATTTTATTTTGGTTTACCTATAACATTGGATTAA
- the tsaB gene encoding tRNA (adenosine(37)-N6)-threonylcarbamoyltransferase complex dimerization subunit type 1 TsaB has protein sequence MAMILNLETATTNCSVSIANKGEIISLREDNSPNYSHSEQLHIFIEEALKGASLTFKDISAIAVSKGPGSYTGLRIGVSAAKGLCFSLDLPLISVSTLESLSKQGYEKTYDFIIPLLDARRMEVYSAVFDAEGNNIRETRAEIINKDSFLEYAQKGSVLLIGDGAEKCRELLDHPNFSYRSALPTAKEMGVLSYKKFKANDFENVAYFEPYYLKDFMLPSKKS, from the coding sequence ATGGCTATGATATTAAATTTAGAGACCGCAACCACGAATTGTTCCGTGAGTATTGCCAACAAAGGGGAAATAATTTCTTTAAGGGAAGATAATAGTCCAAACTATTCGCATTCGGAACAGTTGCACATTTTTATAGAGGAAGCTTTGAAAGGGGCTTCCTTAACTTTTAAGGATATATCCGCCATTGCCGTTAGCAAGGGTCCTGGGTCTTATACGGGACTGAGAATAGGAGTGTCGGCAGCCAAGGGGCTCTGTTTTTCATTGGATCTTCCGCTGATATCGGTTTCCACACTGGAAAGTTTGTCCAAGCAGGGATATGAAAAAACCTATGATTTTATAATTCCTCTCTTGGATGCCAGGAGAATGGAAGTATATTCGGCAGTTTTTGATGCGGAAGGTAACAATATAAGGGAGACCAGAGCAGAAATTATCAACAAGGATAGTTTTTTGGAATATGCACAAAAGGGCAGTGTTTTGCTAATTGGGGACGGAGCGGAAAAATGCAGGGAACTGTTGGATCACCCAAATTTTAGTTACCGTTCGGCATTGCCTACAGCTAAAGAAATGGGAGTATTGTCCTATAAAAAGTTCAAAGCAAACGATTTTGAAAATGTCGCCTACTTTGAACCATACTATTTAAAGGACTTTATGTTGCCATCCAAAAAATCTTAG
- a CDS encoding mechanosensitive ion channel family protein has translation MNILNDYEDNITKAQEWAWEILPGLATSLVTAALIFVVGLWIIRLINRMVKKFFRKAEYDPSLESFLMSFISIGLKIMLFVLVITQMGVQSSSLVAIIGAAGLAIGLALQGSLANFAGGVLILVFKPFKVGDFISAQGVDGTVKEITIFTTKLSTFGNQIAIVPNGQLSNNNIINYNAQNTRRDKIAVGIGYGSNIKLAKEILLEICAENENILKDPAPEVYVAELGDSSVNLSLRFWAENEVFWAAHFHVMEELKNRFDAAGIEIPFPQRVIHQS, from the coding sequence ATGAATATATTGAACGACTACGAGGACAACATTACTAAAGCCCAGGAATGGGCATGGGAAATTTTGCCCGGTTTGGCCACCTCCCTGGTCACAGCCGCACTTATTTTTGTAGTAGGTCTTTGGATTATAAGATTAATCAACAGAATGGTCAAGAAATTTTTTAGGAAGGCCGAATACGACCCTTCCCTGGAATCGTTCTTGATGAGTTTTATCAGTATCGGCCTTAAAATAATGCTATTTGTACTGGTAATTACCCAGATGGGTGTTCAATCCTCTTCCTTGGTGGCCATTATTGGTGCCGCCGGTCTGGCCATTGGCCTGGCCCTACAAGGTTCCTTGGCCAATTTTGCAGGAGGAGTACTTATCTTGGTGTTTAAACCATTTAAGGTAGGTGATTTTATCTCCGCCCAAGGGGTAGATGGCACGGTTAAGGAAATTACCATTTTTACAACTAAACTAAGCACCTTTGGAAATCAAATCGCCATAGTTCCCAATGGCCAATTATCCAATAACAACATCATTAATTACAATGCCCAAAACACGCGAAGGGACAAGATTGCGGTGGGTATAGGGTATGGCTCCAATATAAAATTGGCCAAAGAAATTTTACTGGAGATATGTGCGGAGAATGAAAACATCCTAAAAGATCCGGCCCCAGAAGTATATGTGGCCGAATTGGGAGATAGCTCCGTTAACCTTTCCTTGCGTTTTTGGGCCGAAAATGAAGTATTTTGGGCAGCCCACTTTCATGTTATGGAAGAGCTAAAAAACAGGTTTGATGCCGCAGGTATAGAAATTCCTTTCCCGCAAAGGGTTATCCACCAATCTTGA
- a CDS encoding dodecin family protein: MSILKVIEVLANSNKGWEDAAKNAVDHASKTVKNIRSVYINEQSATVKDGKIDNYRVNVKITFEVN, encoded by the coding sequence ATGTCTATCTTAAAAGTTATCGAAGTATTGGCAAATTCCAACAAAGGGTGGGAAGATGCTGCTAAAAATGCTGTTGATCATGCTTCCAAAACGGTAAAAAATATACGTTCGGTTTACATTAATGAACAAAGTGCTACCGTTAAGGATGGAAAAATCGACAATTATCGGGTAAATGTTAAAATCACTTTTGAAGTGAATTAA
- a CDS encoding NifU family protein — translation MEEFIITVVPTKNPAILKFETNHFITKNNNYEFKNIDEAIISPLAQQLFYLPFIKTVYISGNFIGLERYDIVEWDDVKDSVAQQLVDYLNAGEPVVKEDENQKKVAVTVYAEVTPNPSVMKFVTNKRIVPTTFEFKNIDEAKDSELAKQLFMLPFVKEVFFDVNYVSINKYDVAEWDDITLELREKIRDFIAAGKEVVSAKSLQKQNTNTPEAQLEDTNLDDISKQIIDILEEYVKPAVASDGGNILFKSYEEDTKTVNVILQGACSGCPSSTYTLKNGIETMLKNMMGDMVNEVVALNG, via the coding sequence ATGGAGGAGTTTATAATTACCGTGGTACCCACGAAGAATCCGGCGATACTGAAATTTGAGACTAATCATTTCATAACAAAAAATAATAACTACGAATTCAAAAACATAGACGAAGCTATAATTTCGCCTTTGGCCCAACAGTTATTTTATCTACCGTTTATTAAAACGGTCTATATCTCAGGTAACTTTATAGGATTGGAGCGTTATGATATTGTGGAATGGGACGATGTTAAGGATAGTGTGGCACAGCAGTTGGTAGATTATCTTAATGCTGGCGAGCCTGTTGTTAAGGAGGATGAAAATCAAAAGAAGGTGGCCGTAACAGTGTATGCCGAAGTTACCCCCAATCCGTCCGTGATGAAATTCGTGACCAACAAAAGAATTGTACCAACGACTTTTGAATTTAAAAACATAGATGAGGCCAAAGATTCGGAATTGGCCAAACAACTATTTATGCTGCCCTTTGTAAAGGAAGTGTTTTTTGATGTTAATTATGTTTCCATAAACAAGTATGATGTTGCGGAATGGGACGATATTACCTTGGAGCTTCGTGAAAAAATCCGGGATTTTATTGCGGCCGGCAAGGAAGTGGTTTCGGCCAAGAGTCTTCAAAAACAAAATACCAACACCCCGGAAGCCCAATTGGAAGACACCAATTTGGACGACATATCCAAGCAGATCATTGATATTTTAGAGGAGTATGTAAAACCCGCAGTAGCTAGTGATGGTGGCAACATTCTCTTCAAGTCCTATGAAGAGGACACAAAAACCGTCAACGTTATTTTGCAAGGAGCTTGCAGTGGTTGCCCATCATCTACCTATACTTTAAAAAATGGAATCGAAACCATGCTTAAAAATATGATGGGCGATATGGTAAATGAAGTAGTTGCCTTAAATGGTTGA
- a CDS encoding PorP/SprF family type IX secretion system membrane protein, producing MKRHLLILLSFFAIGYQSIAQEGVPVYFDYLADNYYLVYPSMAGIGEGGKIRATIRKQWFSVDEAPNMQTLNAHFRVGERSGYGATVFNDANGYHSQTGFKLTYAHHLRLGGDFRSLNQLSFGLSAGIQQSNLDESEFVSVIPDPIITGSRNSVGYFNMDLGMSYNFMEFYAHAAVHNLMGRGRDLYSAIESNNLRKYLISSGYVFGKSEWQVEPSVLFQFTEFTQEKAIDINAKVYKSVDFGTVWGGLSYRRSFDGAQYQTASDFGEQRLQLFTPIVGVNYKNFLVSYNYSYQMGDVRFDNGGFHQITLGYDFGQTEKRYDCKCPAVNY from the coding sequence ATGAAACGACATTTATTGATTTTACTTTCGTTTTTTGCGATTGGCTATCAGTCCATTGCTCAAGAAGGCGTTCCTGTTTATTTTGATTATTTAGCGGATAACTACTATTTGGTATACCCGTCTATGGCCGGAATAGGCGAAGGAGGGAAAATTAGGGCAACTATTAGAAAACAATGGTTTAGTGTAGATGAGGCTCCCAATATGCAGACCTTGAATGCACATTTTAGGGTTGGTGAAAGAAGCGGCTATGGAGCTACCGTTTTCAATGATGCCAACGGCTATCATTCCCAAACGGGATTTAAACTTACCTATGCACATCATTTGAGATTGGGTGGGGACTTTAGAAGTCTAAATCAACTCTCTTTTGGACTTAGTGCAGGCATACAGCAAAGTAATTTGGACGAGTCGGAGTTTGTTTCTGTTATTCCAGATCCAATAATTACGGGTTCCAGGAATAGTGTTGGCTATTTTAATATGGATTTGGGAATGTCCTATAATTTTATGGAATTCTATGCCCATGCCGCTGTCCATAATCTAATGGGGAGAGGTAGGGATCTATATTCGGCCATAGAGTCCAATAACTTAAGAAAATACCTCATATCATCGGGTTATGTGTTTGGAAAGAGCGAATGGCAAGTAGAGCCTTCGGTTCTATTTCAGTTTACCGAGTTTACCCAGGAAAAGGCAATCGATATTAACGCCAAGGTTTATAAGAGTGTAGATTTTGGAACGGTTTGGGGCGGTCTTTCCTATCGAAGAAGTTTTGATGGGGCACAATACCAAACTGCCAGCGATTTTGGGGAACAGCGTTTACAGCTTTTTACTCCAATTGTGGGGGTTAACTACAAGAATTTTTTGGTCTCCTATAACTATTCCTACCAAATGGGGGATGTTAGATTTGATAATGGCGGATTTCATCAAATTACCCTTGGTTACGATTTTGGACAGACTGAGAAAAGATACGATTGTAAGTGCCCAGCTGTTAATTACTAA
- a CDS encoding vWA domain-containing protein codes for MKNVKQILVLGAIALGMGQSFGNDLNNRHTLKDPGFTEVAKEDSKPANNMVRIALLLDTSNSMDGLINQAKAQLWDIVNKFTHAKCGNDGRPQLQIALYQYGNDDLSSREGYIQQVLGFSSDLDEISEKLFSLSTNGGEEYCGQVIQTSLSQLDWGKNPDQLKMIFIAGNEPFTQGKLNYKDAVANAKEKDVIVNTIFCGSYEQGINTGWKNGAQLTGGEYMAIDHNRKVVHIATPYDDVIIKLNSRLNKTYISYGALGAAKIQQQSAQDSNAMEMEEAVAVKRAVSKSSRLYTNSSWDLVDASKAEGFDIDKIKKEQLPMELKGKSKTEIASFIEGKKKERSDIQKEIQDLNSKREAYIASQQKDNEKGELENAMLIAIKKQAAKKNYRWE; via the coding sequence ATGAAAAATGTAAAGCAAATATTAGTTTTAGGGGCTATTGCCCTAGGAATGGGTCAAAGTTTTGGCAACGATCTTAATAATAGGCACACCCTAAAAGATCCTGGTTTCACCGAAGTGGCAAAAGAAGACTCCAAGCCGGCCAATAATATGGTCAGAATAGCACTCCTGCTGGATACCAGTAATAGTATGGACGGGCTAATTAATCAGGCCAAGGCACAATTATGGGATATTGTGAATAAATTTACCCATGCCAAATGCGGTAACGATGGTAGGCCTCAGCTGCAGATTGCCCTGTACCAATACGGAAACGATGATTTATCCTCCAGGGAAGGTTATATTCAACAGGTTTTAGGTTTTAGCAGTGATCTGGATGAGATTTCAGAAAAACTATTCTCACTCTCAACCAATGGAGGGGAAGAATATTGCGGACAAGTAATACAAACTTCTTTGAGCCAATTGGACTGGGGAAAAAATCCAGACCAGCTAAAGATGATCTTTATTGCCGGCAATGAACCCTTTACCCAAGGAAAACTAAATTATAAGGATGCCGTTGCCAATGCCAAGGAAAAGGATGTTATTGTAAATACCATTTTTTGTGGTTCCTACGAGCAAGGTATCAATACAGGTTGGAAAAATGGGGCCCAATTAACGGGAGGAGAATATATGGCCATAGACCACAACAGGAAGGTAGTACATATAGCCACACCCTATGATGATGTGATTATTAAATTAAATTCCAGACTGAACAAAACCTATATATCCTATGGAGCCTTGGGCGCTGCAAAAATACAGCAGCAAAGCGCCCAGGATAGCAATGCCATGGAAATGGAGGAAGCTGTTGCGGTTAAAAGAGCGGTCAGCAAATCGTCCAGACTTTACACCAATTCTTCCTGGGACTTAGTGGATGCCTCCAAGGCCGAAGGGTTTGACATAGACAAGATTAAAAAGGAGCAATTGCCAATGGAGTTAAAGGGAAAATCCAAAACTGAAATTGCATCCTTTATAGAAGGAAAGAAAAAGGAGCGTAGCGATATCCAAAAAGAAATCCAAGACCTGAACAGCAAAAGGGAAGCTTATATTGCCTCACAGCAAAAGGATAATGAAAAGGGTGAATTGGAAAATGCCATGCTTATCGCTATTAAAAAACAGGCGGCCAAGAAAAATTATCGTTGGGAATAA
- a CDS encoding tetratricopeptide repeat protein: MTKFFYICLLLVLGSASGYSQISQTGSNFELQGVVKEKGSNQGLSGVAVSTDSGEYTLTNAKGEFKIKVGMGQELVFESPHTETVRYRVTSKDDLEILVETNDKNNIGVSRSSSQGERSTSLYYSYIDSANYYKKSNIRKSIDFITQSLAQLGIGSDKEQLAIAYSTLGEVYQYHKQYDLAISSYKDALLANQTLKTSLLLGKTYVFNKEYGEAEKLLSPMEKITKMVPFQRVELYETLGDAYVGLGDVDKAVAFYGEGLKIADKNQIAPKTIDLNSKIATAYAKGNRLQEANAYFNNSLELSSGQAPQRAVQEKEKVADFYNKKNQFGQEIQLRKKSLEDLKKIPKSEVADRLSIENDSISAQRINYKIANAYIAQDKYDEAIPYLEESIKDADVDDDLLVRKDATRKLSEVYKYKGDYTKALETYQEYVAVVDTLYVRKEQEIARAARFNRELAAKQSRISGLEQERELAQSKYSLALTEQQLVEESIKRQNWIIYSLIFGMLLMGLAAYFFYRSNKQQKLANNLLALKSLRSQMNPHFIFNALNSVNNFIAKSDERSANRYLSDFSTLMRAVLENSDEDFIPLSKELELLELYTKLEHSRFSDKFDYRITVDEDIDIDAFQIPPMLLQPYIENAIWHGLRYREDKGFLQIGIKQKDKLALEISITDNGIGRKNSAALKTQNQKKQKSKGMGNIKKRIEILNDMYRDRVDVFISDLETNGTGTKVLFTIKKD; the protein is encoded by the coding sequence ATGACCAAATTTTTTTACATATGTTTATTGCTGGTTCTGGGTTCTGCATCGGGGTATTCCCAAATATCGCAGACCGGATCTAATTTTGAACTACAGGGGGTGGTCAAGGAAAAGGGAAGTAATCAAGGCCTTTCCGGAGTGGCAGTGTCCACCGACAGTGGAGAGTATACGCTGACGAATGCAAAAGGGGAATTCAAAATAAAGGTTGGCATGGGGCAGGAGCTTGTCTTTGAGAGTCCCCATACGGAAACCGTACGATATAGGGTAACAAGCAAGGACGATTTGGAAATTTTGGTAGAGACCAATGACAAGAATAATATTGGTGTAAGTAGGAGTAGTAGTCAAGGTGAAAGATCTACTTCTTTGTATTATAGTTATATCGATTCTGCCAATTATTACAAAAAGAGCAATATTCGGAAAAGCATCGATTTTATTACGCAATCACTGGCCCAATTGGGGATTGGGAGTGATAAGGAGCAATTGGCTATAGCGTATTCCACATTGGGCGAGGTATACCAATATCATAAGCAGTACGATTTGGCCATCTCCAGCTACAAGGATGCATTGTTAGCCAACCAGACGCTAAAAACATCATTGCTGCTTGGCAAGACCTATGTTTTCAACAAGGAGTATGGGGAAGCCGAGAAGTTGCTGTCACCTATGGAGAAAATAACCAAAATGGTGCCATTTCAGAGGGTGGAACTGTACGAGACCCTTGGAGATGCCTATGTTGGCTTAGGAGACGTGGATAAGGCTGTGGCTTTTTATGGAGAGGGGCTTAAAATTGCTGATAAGAATCAAATCGCCCCAAAAACCATAGACCTAAATTCCAAAATAGCCACTGCTTACGCAAAGGGAAATCGACTTCAGGAAGCAAACGCCTATTTTAATAACTCCTTGGAGCTTTCTTCGGGACAAGCGCCCCAGCGTGCGGTTCAGGAAAAAGAGAAAGTGGCCGATTTTTACAATAAAAAAAATCAATTTGGACAAGAAATCCAATTGCGAAAAAAGAGTTTGGAGGATTTAAAAAAGATTCCCAAGAGCGAGGTCGCGGATAGATTATCCATAGAGAACGATTCCATATCGGCCCAAAGAATAAATTATAAAATTGCCAACGCCTATATTGCCCAGGATAAATATGATGAAGCTATTCCTTATTTGGAAGAAAGTATAAAAGATGCAGATGTTGATGATGATTTGTTGGTCAGGAAAGATGCCACGCGCAAATTATCCGAAGTTTATAAATATAAGGGCGACTACACCAAAGCTTTGGAGACCTATCAGGAGTATGTAGCTGTTGTAGATACCCTATATGTTAGAAAAGAGCAGGAAATAGCCAGAGCGGCCCGATTTAATAGGGAGCTTGCTGCCAAGCAAAGTAGAATATCCGGCCTTGAACAGGAGCGGGAGCTTGCCCAAAGTAAATACAGCCTGGCGCTCACGGAGCAGCAATTGGTGGAAGAAAGTATAAAACGTCAAAATTGGATCATATATTCCTTGATTTTTGGAATGCTTTTGATGGGGTTGGCGGCCTACTTCTTTTATAGGAGCAATAAGCAACAAAAATTGGCCAATAATTTGTTGGCCCTAAAATCCCTGAGGTCTCAAATGAATCCCCATTTTATATTCAACGCCTTAAATTCGGTAAATAATTTTATTGCCAAAAGTGACGAAAGAAGCGCAAACAGGTACTTGAGCGACTTTTCTACCCTGATGCGGGCCGTATTGGAGAATTCCGATGAGGATTTTATTCCCCTGTCCAAGGAGTTGGAATTGTTGGAGCTGTATACCAAGTTGGAGCATTCGCGCTTTTCGGATAAATTCGATTATAGGATTACAGTGGATGAGGATATTGATATTGATGCCTTTCAAATACCGCCCATGTTGTTGCAACCTTATATAGAAAATGCCATCTGGCACGGCTTGCGCTATAGGGAGGACAAGGGGTTTCTGCAAATTGGGATTAAACAGAAAGATAAGCTTGCCTTGGAGATTTCTATAACCGATAACGGCATAGGTAGAAAGAATTCGGCGGCCTTGAAGACTCAAAATCAGAAAAAACAAAAATCCAAGGGTATGGGCAACATCAAAAAGAGAATAGAAATATTGAACGATATGTATAGGGATAGGGTAGATGTCTTTATTTCCGACCTGGAAACAAATGGCACTGGCACCAAGGTGCTATTTACCATTAAGAAGGACTGA
- a CDS encoding LytR/AlgR family response regulator transcription factor yields MKLNALIVEDEANSREILRNYLAKYCPAVNLVGEAATIKEGLALINNNDLDVVFLDVEMPFGNAFDLLDQLPDRNFETVFVTAYNQYAVDALNAHAAYYLMKPISIDELIKAVDYVAAIREKEKAIENRVLTPKFNKVDGKITLPQQDGFQVLNVSDILYCKADDNYTELYLEKQKILVSKTLKYFEDALSDYTFARVHKSYLVNVNEIVKYKKGKGGSVVISNGKEILVSASKKKDLLSFFE; encoded by the coding sequence ATGAAGTTAAATGCCCTAATTGTAGAAGATGAAGCAAATAGCAGGGAAATTCTACGTAATTATTTGGCCAAATATTGTCCTGCCGTTAATTTGGTAGGGGAAGCGGCAACCATTAAGGAAGGGCTTGCCCTGATCAATAACAACGACCTTGATGTGGTATTCTTGGATGTGGAAATGCCTTTTGGAAATGCTTTCGATTTGTTGGATCAGCTACCTGACCGTAATTTTGAGACCGTTTTTGTCACTGCCTATAACCAGTACGCCGTAGATGCACTAAATGCCCACGCCGCCTATTATTTAATGAAGCCCATTAGCATAGACGAACTAATAAAAGCAGTAGACTATGTAGCTGCAATAAGGGAGAAGGAAAAGGCGATCGAGAATCGAGTTCTTACCCCTAAATTTAATAAGGTGGATGGAAAAATAACCTTGCCGCAACAAGATGGTTTTCAGGTGTTGAATGTGTCGGATATTTTATATTGCAAAGCGGATGACAATTACACGGAACTGTATTTGGAGAAACAAAAAATTTTGGTGAGTAAAACGCTTAAATATTTTGAGGATGCCTTGTCCGACTATACCTTTGCCAGAGTCCATAAATCTTATCTGGTAAATGTAAATGAGATCGTTAAGTATAAGAAGGGTAAGGGTGGCAGTGTGGTAATTTCCAACGGAAAGGAAATTTTGGTGTCTGCTTCCAAAAAGAAGGATTTGCTGTCGTTTTTTGAATAG
- a CDS encoding gamma carbonic anhydrase family protein: MIKTINGKSPQIGEDCYIAENATIVGDVVIGNQCSIWFNAVLRGDVHYIKMGNKVNVQDGAVIHCTYLKSPTNIGNNVSIGHNAIVHGCTVHDNVLIGMGSIIMDDCIVESNSIIAAGAVVTKGTRVPSGSIFAGMPAKKIKDISTDLSVGEVERIANAYVKYSSWFKE; encoded by the coding sequence ATGATTAAGACCATAAATGGTAAATCGCCCCAGATAGGGGAGGATTGTTATATTGCGGAGAATGCCACCATTGTGGGCGATGTAGTTATTGGAAACCAATGCAGCATTTGGTTCAATGCCGTTTTAAGAGGTGATGTTCATTATATAAAAATGGGTAATAAGGTAAACGTGCAGGATGGTGCTGTAATACATTGTACCTATTTAAAGTCGCCGACCAATATTGGCAATAATGTTTCCATAGGTCATAACGCCATTGTTCACGGCTGTACCGTTCATGATAATGTGTTAATAGGAATGGGCAGTATAATCATGGACGATTGTATTGTGGAAAGCAATAGTATCATTGCGGCCGGAGCTGTGGTTACCAAGGGAACCCGTGTACCTTCAGGTTCCATATTCGCGGGAATGCCGGCAAAAAAAATTAAGGATATCAGTACCGACTTAAGTGTAGGGGAGGTAGAACGTATAGCCAATGCTTATGTAAAATATTCCAGTTGGTTTAAGGAGTAA
- the fabD gene encoding ACP S-malonyltransferase — MKAYIFPGQGAQFVGMGLDLYEKYPLAQKMFETANEILDFSITDLMFEGTPEDLKETKVTQPAIFLHSVIMSKVMGSSFKPDMVAGHSLGEFSALVANGTLDFEDGLKLVFQRAMAMQKACEIQPSTMAAVLGLDDAIVEKVCAEIPGIVVPANYNCPGQLVISGEVEAINIACEKLKEAGARRALVLPVGGAFHSPLMEPAREELAAAIKNTVFKTPSCAIYQNVPTTAVKDPEAIKANLIAQLTAPVKWTQSVQQMVADGATLFTEVGPGKVLQGLVKKIHPAAETMSAELS, encoded by the coding sequence ATGAAAGCATATATTTTTCCAGGACAAGGAGCGCAATTTGTAGGAATGGGATTGGATCTTTATGAAAAGTATCCTTTAGCGCAAAAAATGTTCGAAACTGCCAATGAAATTTTGGATTTTTCCATTACAGACCTTATGTTCGAAGGTACCCCTGAGGATTTAAAGGAAACAAAGGTAACCCAGCCGGCTATCTTTTTGCATTCCGTAATCATGAGCAAGGTTATGGGATCAAGTTTTAAACCGGATATGGTGGCAGGGCATTCCTTGGGAGAATTTTCTGCTTTGGTGGCCAATGGGACCTTGGATTTTGAAGATGGATTGAAATTGGTGTTCCAGAGGGCAATGGCCATGCAAAAGGCCTGTGAAATACAGCCAAGTACTATGGCGGCCGTTTTGGGATTGGATGATGCCATAGTAGAAAAAGTTTGTGCGGAAATTCCAGGTATTGTTGTGCCTGCCAATTACAACTGTCCGGGACAATTGGTCATCTCCGGTGAGGTGGAGGCCATTAATATTGCATGTGAAAAGTTGAAGGAGGCCGGTGCCCGTAGGGCTTTGGTGCTACCAGTTGGCGGGGCCTTTCACTCACCTTTAATGGAGCCTGCAAGGGAAGAGTTGGCAGCGGCTATAAAAAATACCGTTTTCAAGACACCGAGTTGTGCCATATACCAAAATGTGCCTACTACAGCGGTTAAGGATCCAGAGGCTATAAAAGCCAATTTAATTGCCCAATTAACGGCTCCGGTAAAATGGACACAAAGCGTGCAGCAAATGGTGGCCGATGGAGCAACTTTGTTTACGGAAGTTGGACCGGGGAAGGTACTTCAGGGCTTGGTGAAAAAAATTCATCCTGCAGCTGAAACTATGTCTGCGGAGCTTTCTTAA